A region of the Stieleria neptunia genome:
ATTCTGGGCGTCGGCGACCGACAGCTTCGGAGCGGCGGCGCGGTCGTCGGTCTCGATCTTGATCGCGGCTCGTTCGCCCGAGGCGTGCTTGGCGGAGGCGGCGTTTCCTGACCCGACCGAGCGGGCGGCGTAGACGGGCCTGGATTCACGCACGGCGCCTGGGCGGTCGCCGTCTGGGTGGTCGGCATCTGGGCGGTCGGCCGATTCGCCCGGTGCGGGCGAACTCGGCGGCTGAGACACACCCAAAATCGCGGCGGCCGTGGAAGCGACCACCGGCGTTGCCGGTGACGCGGGTTCCGGTTCGGCGTGCTGCAAGGCGGCGAACCCTTGGACTTGATCGGCCACGGGAGCTGCGGATTTGTCGATGGAACTTTCATCGGGCAAAACGTCGGCGGCGTCGCCGGTCAAGTCGTCCGGCGAGAATAGGGCGGAAGCGTCGTCACCGTGCTCGGCCAGGCTGGCCAACATGGCGTCGCTGAGTCCGTCGTCCATTCGACGCGTCCAGGCTGCGAGTTCGTCGCCCGACAATCCGGCAGCCCGATTGAGGGTCATGGTGATTTTTCGATCGATTTCGGGCAGCGACGCATGAACGGTCAGCCGGCCGTCGGCGCGATAATCGAATCGCACTTCGACGTTGGTTCCCTTGGGCGTGCCCTTGGGCAAGTCGGCGACGACGCATTTGCCGATCGGGGTCGCATTGATGCCGCGTTTATCGCCGCCTTCGACGATCTGGATTTTGACGTTGGCTTGATTGTTGACGTGGGTTCGAAACCGCACCATCTTCCGCGCCGGCAACTTGCTGTTGCGTGGGATCATGATCTTGCGTCGCGGTTGGTTCGATTTGGGATCGAGGGCCAAGACGCCCAGATCGTGCGAGTTGACGTTGCTGACGGAGATGCCGGTCTTGTCATTCGCGCCGGCGGACAACATGCCCGCATACAACGCCGCGCCGTGGCTGACCGCTTCGTCGGGCGAAAGCGATCGATCGAGTTCCATTCCGCTGAGCTGCTGCAGTTCGTCGCGGATCATCGGCATCCGCGTCGAGCCGCCGACCAAAATCAATCGTGTCAGATCGGGCCAATCGATGCCGGCGTCGTCGAGCACCAGATGAACGGTCATGATCGTCCGCTCGACCAGATCCACGCAGCGCTCGGAGAATTCCTTTTGCGTGATCTCGGTCCGCAGCCGCCGACCGTCGTTGGCGAACGCCACGGTGACCGATTCGCGTTGCGTCAGCGCGTGCTTGGTTTGGTTGGCCTTGCGCAGCAACTCCTGTTCGGCCTGGGGATCCTGCCGGGGATCGAGTCCGTGTTCGGCGAGGAACGCTTCGGCGATCAGGTCGACCAGTCGGCTGTCCCAATCAATACCGCCGAGGTACACGTCGCCGGCGGTCGCGATCGTATTGAAATTTCCTTTTTCAATCTCCATCACGGTGACGTCAAAGGTGCCGCCGCCGAGGTCGTACACTAACACGGTCTCGCGCCGCTGGTTGGCAACTCCGGCACCCAAAAAACCTTGCTGGACACCATAGGTGATCGCCGCGGCGGTCGGCTCATTGATGATGTCCAGCACCTTCAGTCCGGCCAGTCGCCCCGCATCCTGGGTCGCCTTCCGACAGGGCTCGTTGAAAAATGCCGGCACCGTGATCACCGCTTCACTGATTCGGCCGAGTTTCAATTCCGCATCGGTTTTTAGCTTTCGCAACACCAAGGCTTGAATGACTTCCGCCGGCAGATGTTTGCCGCGAATCGCTTTTTCATAATACTGCTCGCCGACGTTCCGTTTGGCAAACTGGGCCAATCGATCGGGCTCGAGCAGTCCGGCTTCGACGGCTTCGATCCCCACGATCGGGCGTTTTTGATCGAAGAACACGGCGCTGGGCGTGGTCAGGTCGCCCTCGGAATTGCGAATCGTTTCGGGCCGACCCTCACCGTCCAGGAAGGCGACCGCCGAAAAGGTTGTGCCGAGGTCGATTCCGACCGGTGGCTGCGTCTTGCTGTCAGTCATAAAGAAAAACGAGTCCGTCCAACGGAACGAAGTAGAGAGAAAAGATTGTCGTAGGAGAACGCCGAAGGTATCAGATTGTACCCGCCCGGTCTGTCCGACGTGATGCCGTTACGTTCCTGCAGGAGAGGCTTCCCGCGGTTCGCTTCCGGAAAAGGACGCGAAACGCGACCAAGACCAACGAGTTTGCCGATTCAGTGTGATGCGGTTTGCGGATCGGCGTACGACGTCCTTTCCAGGTCGTCGGGGGGAGAGTCCTGCCGCCGACGGCGTACGACGTCCTTTCCAGGTCGTCGAGGGAGAGTGCTGCTGGCGACGGCCCGGAAGGGCCGTCGTACCCAATAGGGAGAGTCCTGGCGGCGACGGCCCGGAAGGGCCGTCGTACCCGAAAAAGCGGCCGCGCGGCGGGTGCGATCGATTCGGTTAGACTGTCGCATCCTGTACACTATTGCCCCCGCGTCGACGTCCATTTCCGCGTTGTGAAGTTTTGCCCGCCCATGCAATGGCCGCAGCTACCCGATTACGGATGTTTCTTGAGATGGCCGGAAAATGGCCAAGGGTTCATCCACCCCGACGACACACCGATCGCGACTCAATTGATCCCCAGCCCGCGGGTGCTCAAGCGAGTTTCGTTCGATGGCGTTTATTACCACTACGTCTATGGCCGGCTGCGGTTTCGATTGCGACCGGCGATGTGGTTGCCGATCCGCATCGAAGCGATTGAAATCGGCGATCAAGTCGAAACGAAAGGCGTGGGGCTCGAGCGCGAGCGTTTCGTGGCGACCGTCTGGGGCATGTACTACGTCCAACGCAAAGGTTGTATCTTGTACCGGCTGCGACGCGGCGAACAACTGGTCCCCAAGCTGTTTTCGGGCGACCAATTGCGGTTGCTGACGAACAAGACGACCGTGCGTCCTCCCACCACCCGGTATCGCGCCCCCAACTGGAATGGGAAAGGCGAAACCGTCCCCGACACCCAACTCGACGAGTAGATCAGCCATGCAACTCGGTTACGTCACCGCGATTCTTCCCGAAGCGGATCTGCAGCAGGTTTTTCAGACCGCCGGGGAGATCGGCTACGACTGCGTGGAAGTGATGTGCTGGCCGCGCGGCAAGGCGACGCGGCGGTACGCAGGCATCACCCACATCGATGTCCACGCACTCGACGACGCGACCGTCGAATCCATCCAGACCCTGCAACAAGACAGCGGGGTCACGATCAGCGGGTTGGGTTACTACCCCAACGCCCTGTCCCCCGATCGCAACGAAGCCGACTTGGCGGTCGAGCATCTTCGGGCGGTGATCCTGGCGGCCCGTCGATTGGGCATCGGCACGATGAACACGTTTATCGGTCGCGATTGGACCAAGAATCTTGACGACAATTGGCCACGTTTTCTGGAGACGTGGAAACCGATCATCGAACTGGCCGAACAACACGACGTGCGAGTCGGGATCGAGAACTGTCCGATGTTTTTCACCAACGATGAGTGGCCGGCGGGCAAAAACCTGGCCCATTCGCCCGCCATCTGGCAGCGGATGTTCGACGACATCCCCAGCGACCATTTCGGGCTCAATTACGATCCCTCGCACCTGGTGTTTCAGCACATCGATTACCTTGCACCGCTGGCCGAATTCGCCGATAAACTCTTTCACGTCCATGCCAAGGACGTCCGCGTCGATCGGGCACGACTGGACCGCGTCGGCGTCCTGGCAAACCCCAACGAGTGGCACTCGCCGAAATTACCGGGGATGGGCGACGTCGATTGGGGACCGTTCTTTGCCGCGTTGACCGACACCGGCTACAACGGTCCGGTTTGCGTGGAAGTCGAGGATCGCGCTTACGCAGGATCCGACGAGGACTGTTTGCGGGCGTTGAAACAGTCATACAACTTTCTTCGCAACTTCGTCGTCTGACGTTCCGCCGACAACGCCTCGATCGCCGTCGGTGATCTCAATCATTCAATCACGCTTTACCACTCTTTCGGATATCAAACAAATGGAATCTTGGCCCATCGGTGTGTTCGCTTCGCTCGACGCCGGACTCGGCGTCAAATGGGACGTCATCAAAGAACTGGGACTGCCCACCATCCAACTGCACGCACCGCAGCCCGCCAAGCGTGACCGGGCGACGGCGGAAGAACTCAAGCAACAGCTGGACCAAATGAACGTGCGTTGCACGGCGGTGTTCGGCGGATTCGACGGCGAAAGCTATGCCGACATCCCCACGGTCGTCAAAACGATCGGCTTGGTGCCGGCAGAAACTCGCGAAAGCCGCTTGGCCGAGATGCGTGACATCGCCGATTTCGCCAACTGGCTCGGCTGTGACGCCGTCGCGCTGCACCTGGGTTTCATTCCCCACGACAGCTCCGATCCGCAATACGCCGAGATCGTCAAGGTCGCCGCGGAACTTTGCCAACACTGCGCCGGCAACGATCAATTCCTGCATTTGGAAACCGGACAAGAGACCGCCGAAGGCTTGCTGGAATTCATCGCCGCGGTCGGCTGCGAGAATCTGAAAATCAATTTCGACCCGGCCAATATGATCCTCTACGGCACCGGCGAACCGATCGAAGCGCTCCGCATGCTCGCCAAACACATCCGCAGCATCCACTGCAAAGACGCCACGTGGAGCGACAAGCCGGGCGAAACCTGGGGCTGCGAAGTGCCGCTGGGAAAAGGCGATGTCGACATGCGCAAGTATCTCGAAACGCTGCACGAAATCGGCTACCAAGGCCCGCTGACGATCGAACGAGAAATCCCCGAGGATCCCGTCCGACAAAAACAAGAAATCGGCGGCGCGATCGATCTGCTCACCCGACTCCGCGACGACATCCTGGGTTAGGCCCCCATCTGCTCTCGCAACGGCGCGATGATTTCGCGGGGGACAAACTTCGCCAACTGCTCATCGTCCCGACTGACGCTGGCGATCTGTTTCAAAAGCGAACTGCTGACGTGCGAGAACCGTTCGTCAGCCATCAGGAACACGGTTTCGACGTCTTCGTCCAATTGCCGGTTGGCCATCATCATCGTGAATTCGCCGGCGATATCTGTCATCGGGCGAATCCCACGCACCATCAGTCGCGACCCGAGCGAACGGACGAAATCGACCGCCAGCCCGTCAAAGAATTCGACGCGGACGTTTTCGATGTCCTTGGTCACCGTCCGCACCAACTCGCGGCGTTGCTCCGGCGAAAACAGGGACCCTTTTTCAGCGTTGATCCCGATCCCAATGACCAACGTTTCAAACAAGCGACTCGCTCGATGGATGATGTGAAGGTGCCCCAGCGTGATCGGGTCAAAGGATCCGGTGTAAACAGCGATCCGCCGCTCGTTGTTTTCATTCATGCGTGATTCGGGGGGGTAGAAAAGGTTTCGATCGCTCGTTTGATTCGATCGCTCGTTTGATCCGACGAGTGGTGCGAAAGCACTATGCCGACGCAACCACGTCGACGAGGCGCTCCAGGTCCGCGCTGTCATTGTAAGCATGAATGCCGGCCCGGATGCCGCCCCCGCGGCAACTGACGACACAGCCCTGCTCCAACGCCCGGTTGCGAACCGCCGCGGGATCTTTCCCAGGCACCCCAAACGTCACAATCCCCGAACGGTGCTGACGCTTGCCGGGCATCTGGGTCGGCAGACCGACCGCGCGCAACCGGTCATCCAGTTCGGTCGCCAAACCGAGCACCCGGTCGCCGATCGCGTTGGGTCCATGTGTCTGGCGAATCGCGTTGAACATCGCCACGCTGGCTCCCAATGCGGCCGCGGCGGACATGTTGGCCGACCCCGGCTCGAACCGTGCCGCCGTTCGCCGCAGATCCAGTTTCGGTTCCGCATAATTGAATGTGTTGCGGACACTGTTCCAACCGACGCTACAGCAACGCAGCCGGTCCAGATGACGCTTGCGAATCACCGCCACGCCAAACCCTTCCGGACCCAGCAACCATTTGTGACCATCGGCGGCCAGAAAATCGACGTCGGTCTTCTGTAGATCCAGATCAAACACCCCCAGCCCCTGGATCGCATCGAGGAACACCAAGACTCCCTCCGCGTGCGCCCGCTGGACGATCGATTCCAGATCGGCGCGAAAACCGCTGGCATACCCGACCCATGACAGAGAGATCATGCGCGTCGAATCATCGACGTGGTCAAACAAGTCATCCGGCTCGACACGTCCATCGCGGCGCGGCACGATCCGCACCTCGACGCCGCGGGAGGCCTGGTTTTGCCAGGGGTACAGATTGCTGGGGAATTCGCCCTCGGGAATCACGACCGAATCGCCGCTCTGCCAGGGAAACCCCTCGGCGACCAGATTGATCCCCGCCGAGGTGTTGGGGACAAAACAGACCTCGTCCGTCTCGGTGTGCAACAGCTCGGCGAACGCTTGACGCAGCGATTCCACCCGCCCCGCCCAAGTGGGCCAAACGGTATCTCCCTGGCGTTCGGCTTCGTCGGCATAGTTCCGCAGCGCTGCGGCGGCGGGCATCGAAAGCGGGCCGACGGCGGCATGGTCCAAATAGGCCCAATTTTCCGTGATCGGCATTTTTTTTCGCCACCAGCCCCATGGGTCGGAACGGAGTTGTGGGTCAGAAATCGGCTGAGAGGACGTGTTTGGCATGATTTTGGATCGTCGAATCGCCCTTCTAAACGGAATTTACCGAAAAATTGTCCCAATCCGGGGCCAGAGTGGCTCTCGGTAAACTAGCGATATCACGTAGGCTTGGGAAACATGTACTCGGGCAACTATACTGCGGCCCTTTCCCGGCCGCGATACGAGCGTTCCGTCTGGCCCTTCCCTCATTTCACATTCGTTCCGAGGTTCAATTGATGCCCAAGGCACTCTGTCTTTTTAGCCTTGTCGCGTCGATCTTGGTCGTCAGCCTGTTCATTTTAGACGCCGTTGCCTTACTGTCTGGCCAAACCAGCTTGGCGATTTTGGGTGGTGCGAGTCTGATGATGGACCTCACCTTTGCGATCTTGGGCGGCGTTCTGATCTACTTGAGCTGGTCGACGTATCGCGAACAGCGATAGCGTTTCGATTCGATCTTGCGTCGGCCGCCGACCCGGTGGGATGCTTGCACGATCGCTGAGGATCCCCCTGGTGCTCTTTCAACGCGTCGTTTTCGCGTCGCGGAAAATCGTCAAGGGATTCGGCCGGTATGGTCAGCGTGGCAGGCAAAACGTTTCCATCTCTGTGAGTCCGATCCGCCGTGACGCAAATCGATCGTTACATTCTGGGGCTGTTCTTCCGGACGTTTCTGGTCTGTTTCGCCTCGCTGTCTGGAATCTTTGTCGTTTTCCATGCTTTCCAGAACATGAACGACTTGGCGGAACTGGCCGAATCACGCGGCGTCGGGATCTCCCGCGTCATGTGGTATTACTACGGCCCCTACATGCTGCTGCTGTTCGACTGGACGGGTGCGATCATCGCCTTGATGTCGCTGTTGTTCGTGGTCGGATGGCTGCGCCGAACCGGCGAATTGACCGCGACGCTGGCCGCCGGCGTGTCGCACGGACGGATTTTCCGCGCGATGGTTTGCGCCGCCCTGGCCATCGTGTTGGTTCAACTGGCCAGCCGCGAACTGCTGTTGCCCACGATGCGCGATGCGTTGTCGATGAAAAGCAAAGATCTCTCCGGCGACGCCCCCCAGCCGATCTTGCCCAGCTATGACAAGATCAGCGGGATCTTGCTCGAAGGTCACTCGATCCGCCCGCGCAGCAAAGAAATCCATCAGCCCAATTTTCGCCTCGATGTCGAATACGCGGGCTTTGGTGAAGCCATCGTCTCGGCCTCGGCGCGCTGGTTGCCGGCCGACGAAAACCACGATGAAGGCTACTTGATGCAAGACGTCTTCAACCCACCGGCGATCGACTCCATCGCTTCGGCGCGACGTGACGGGCGTCTGGTTCTGATGACGGCCCACGACCAACCCTGGCTCGCGCCGGGGCAATGCTTTGTGGTCACACCGGTCAATGCAGAAATCCTGCAGACCGATCAGTCCTCCACCCGGCTGTGCAGCAGCCTGCAGCTGCTGGAACGCCTGCGCAATCCTGCGGTTCACAACTCGATGGCGACGCGTGTGCTGTTGCACGAGCGGATCATGAGGGTGCCACTGGACTTTTCGCTGTTCCTGCTCGGGTTGCCATTGGTGGTCAATCGTCGCGGCCGCAACCTGTTCATGATGATCGGCGCGGCCATCGGCACGGTGATGCTGTTTTTCGCGCTCAAGACCGCCGGCAGCGCGATGGGCGGCGGGGGCTACCTGCTCTCACCCGCGGTCGCCGCGTGGATGCCCTTTCTGGTGCTCGGACCGATCGCCTATGTCAGACTTCGCGAAGTTGAAACGGTATGACGCCGCAACAGGTTTCGGTCATCATCCCGGCGCTCAATGAAGCCGCACGGATCGAAGCGGCAATCGAATCGGCCTGGAACAACGATGCGGGCGAAGTCATCGTTTGCGACGGCGGCAGCAGCGATTCAACCCCCCAGCTTTCGCGGGCCCGACGGGCGACCGTCGTCACCGCCGCACGCGGCCGAGGCAACCAACTCGGTGCCGGGGCCCAAGCCGCCACGGGATGCGTGCTGCTGTTCCTGCACGCCGACAATCGATTGAGCGACGGCTGTTTGTATGCGATGTGCCAGCGCATTGATGCGTCCGCCCAACCACAACAGTGTTGGGGGGGATTCAAGCAGCGAATTGAGGAGCCCAGAGTCCTGTTCAGGTTGCTGGAGTGGGGCAATGCCATCCGCATCCGATGGCGCGGCGTACCATTTGGAGATCAAGCGGTGTTTGTCACCCGAACGCTGTATGACCGCGTGGGAGGATTCCCGTCCGTTGCGTTGATGGAAGACGTTCTGCTGTCGCGCGCACTGCGCAGACATTCTTGGCCGATGCTGGTCGATGCCCTCGTTCACATCGACGCGCGGCGCTGGACAAAACGCGGCGTTTTGAGACAGACCGCTCGAAACTGGGGCATTCAACTCGCTCATTGCTTGGGGGTGTCCGAGAGCCATCTTGAAAAATGGTATCGATGATTCGCGGCGTTTTTGGTCTTTCCAGCTCGAATTCTCGTTCGAATCCGACGCGGGACCTTGCGGCCGGCTGCACTGAATTTAGAATCGATTGTCCGTCTGAGGGCGCGCGATTGACGCAGTGAGTGTTTGATCGGGACAAACACGCAATCACGTTTTGCCGCTCGGATGACCCCTCGAGGTTATCGTTTTGCTTACTGAAGCCACCGTTGAAGAGATGTTCCGCAAGTTGATTAGCGACCCCCAACGTGGGGAAAACGTTTTTGATGAAGCAGAAGATCTCCTGGACGAAGAACTCCGGCCGGAGAGCCCGTTGCGGCACCGATTGAGCCAGGAGTTAGAGGAATTGCGAGAGTTGGCCGAGAAAGCTTGATCACCTCTCCGAAAAATCGCGGCCACCGATGCCGCATCAAACAAAGAAAGCCGCGACGGAATGATTCCGCCGCGGCTTTCATTTTGTAAGACCGATGGCTGAGCCCGCCTAGCGGTTCAGCGTGATCCCGAAGGTGCCGCCGACCATCAAGTAGTCTTGGTCGTTGTCACCGCCTCGCAGGATCGAATTGTCGATGTCACCGCCCCGCCACAGACCGCGGGCAACATCGATCAGCTGGAACCCGGCTCGCACCGTGATCGCACGGGACAGTTGGTAGCCCAGTTCGCCGCGGACATCGAACCCGAGGAAGAACTCTTCGTTGCGGGTGTAGTCGCGGTCGGTTTCCTCATACAGGATCCGAGAGATTTCGTCGCCTTCTTCGATCGTGTCGGTGCCGTCGTACACGACCGCTTCGGTGTGTCGGTTGTTGTAGCTGCTTTGGAAGTTCGCCCCCGAGAAGACTTTGAAGTCGGTCGCGAAGGTGAATCGATCAAAGAACTTGAAGTATCGGAATCCGATCTGTCCGGTGATCGCTTCGTTCTCGGTGAATGCCTGATCGGTCGTCATCAACTCCGACGCGGCACCGTAGGTGGTGACCAAGTTCGGACGTCCGGCGAGCCCGTCTGCGATCTGATCCGGATCGTTCGAACTGATGAAGTTCTGACGGACGTTGGTGTCTTCGATTCGGAACCAACGGAATCCGACCATCGGCTCCAGCATCCCACCGTAATGATAGGGTTCCAACCGCCACGTCTTGCTCAGTTCGTAGCTGTCGAAATCGATCACGTTTTCGCTTCGCTTCTCATCGACGAATCGATAATTGAATCCGCGATTGTTGCTGATCCCGGGAATCGCTTCGAATCCGAACGGGGGTGCCGCGTTGGTCGCTTCGCCGTCGAGCTCGTCTTCGTTGAAGCGATTGCCGCGTTCCTTGCGGACGCTGAAGAACTGACCGACGTCGTTGTCGACCCAGCTGAATAACCAGCCCTTGTCGGCATCGGGCAACATGAACCCGACCTCGTAACGGTGGCCCCAGCCACTGTCCAGTCCGGACTCAAGTCCCTGGGCATTGTTTTCCAGTTCAGGCCGCGAACCGTACAGGTTCAAGCGGTCGTAGGTGGCGAACCAACCCGTATTGGCTCGCTTCTTTGGCTTCATGTCCGCCAAGTCCATGTCGTAGATCGGCTCGAACCAACGGAAGTCGGGATCGAACTGAAGCGGATCCGCCACGGGGACGTGCTCCTGAGCCTGGGCCGAAGCCATACCACAGAGCAGTACAAGGGATCCAAAAATTCTAGCCGTCAGCTTCCGTACCGACATCGCTGTTCCACCGTCTATTAGAAGTCGTCCGTAGTGGCCGCCGGAACCTGCCTGCAGATTCCATCCGCGGCCCGCGTTGGGGTGCATTGACCGATTTTCTTTTGTCTCTTGACACAAAGATTCGGTCGTGACGGTCTTATCGGACAGGTGGAACGCCAGGGCTTAGTCCGATTATCGCGAGAAGTCGCAAAAGTCCGAGAATCTTGAATACCGGTACACCTTCACAGGCTCACTTTTTCCCCATCGCTCGTTTGCTAGCGAAAAAATCGGTCAAGATTTGACCGCAGCGCTCCGCCTGGACACCGGCGATGACTTCGGCCTGATGATTCAGCCGATCGTCGCTGAGCAGCTGAAACAGGCTGGTCACCGCGCCGGCCTTGCCGTCGCTGGCACCAAAGACCACCCGGGGGACCCGGGCCTGGAGGATCGCCCCGGCACACATCGGGCACGGTTCCAGGGTCACGTACAGTGTCGTGTTCTCCAACCGCCAATCGCCGATCGCCGCGGCCGCTTGCGTGATCGCAATCATCTCCGCATGCGCCGTGGGATCCTTCAGCATTTGCCGCTGGTTGGACGCCGCACCGATGATCTGGTGGTCACGGATGACGATCGCCCCGACCGGCACCTCGTCGAGTTCGACGGCCTGATAGGCCAGCTCAAGGGCGCGGCCCATGAAGTGCTCGTCGACCTGCTGTTGTGGAATCACCGGCGAACCTACTTTGCCACTGCGATTTCAGAAGCGTGCAGCCGCCGCAATTGGACGTTGCGGATTTGCGAATCACATTCAAAGTTGGCAATCCCCATCGGCGTGCAGGGATCCATCTCAAAACGGATGTCAAACTCGTGGTCCGCGCGCGGGTGGCTGAACAATTCCTTGCCGTCGACCCAGACCGTGATTTTGGTCGTCTCCACACGCAGCCGGGCGCTGTACCACTTTTTGTCGTCATAACTCATGAACATCGTCGTCTCGTTGTCGCTGGCGTCGCGGCCGTCGATGCTGCTGATCCCGGTGATCCCGCCCCCCCATCCGCCCATCACCAGGCTGATGTATTGGTCGGCCACCGGAACGGTGAAGGCGCACAGAAAGTCATAGCCCGAATTGCGTCGACATTCCCAGCGAACTTCATAGTTGTCGCGCGGCAGCGGCTGGGCGCTGTCGGATGCCGGCTCGTTCGCTCCGGTCTTGGCCGCATCACCCTCAAACGGCCCCGTCCAAACCACGCCGGTCAACGGGTCGCCGTGTTCCAACTTGATCACATCGTCTTTGATGATCACGTCGCCTTCCCCTCCGAACTGACAGGCTTTCCAGTGGCCGGTCAGCGAGATCCAGGGCGTCTTTTCGGATTTGTCCGCCGAGTTTTCGGCCGCCGTCGGGTTTTGTGCGGCAGAGTCTTTTGCGGAGGAGTTTTCGGAGACCTCGCCGCCGACAGCCTGGTCAGATTCCTGACCCGCCGTTTCGGCTTGCGCGGCTGGGGCATGCTCTGCTGGAGCTTGCTCTGCTGGGGCATGCTCTGCTGGAGCTTGCTGAGCTGTGGCTTGCCGGGCAGGCGTCACGGTTGCTACAACCGCCGCAGCGACCAGGGCGGCAAACAGCATCCGGCTGCGGGTGGTGGTTCGATGGAGACGCTGCACGTTGGTGTCCTCTTGCCTAAAGATCAATAAGCTTCACGATTCAGTTTCTGTTCGATCAGACGACATCCGGCCCCACCTCGGCGGGCCGACAAACCGACCAATCCAATGCGTCCAATCACCGGCATCACCATACTCGGCTTTCGCCTTGGCGTCATCGCTCTGGCCCTCTATTGGATCGCACTTTTTCTGGGAACACACTGGCCGGCGGGGATCGATGTCGGCCCCCAATTGAACGACAAGGTGAAACACTTCTCCGGCTACTTCGGCCTGGCGATCCTGTGCTGCTACGTCACCCAGTCTCCCGGCAACGACCGCCGCCGGTCGGCGCGGCGTTTTCTGGGCGTGATCATCGTGTTGACCGTCTACGCCAGCCTCGACGAACTGACGCAAGCGTTCTCGCCGGGCCGGCACCCCGACGTTCTCGATGCGCTGGCCGATGTGCTGGGAATCCTGACCGCCGTCGGCCTTTACAATGCCGCCCGTCAAATCGTCCGTCGATTTTCGTCGCCGCCGGTGTCCACCGAAGCCACCGAGTCGTGAAGCTGCGAGTCGTGAGCCGCAGAACAACGACAGGGCTGCAGTGACGCGACGTTACAGAGGGTACAAACCGGCAGCTCGGCGATCGGCATCCCGGCGGACATCGATTTCAAACCGTCCGCCTCTTGCTCCAGTGCCTCTTGCTCCAGTGCCTCTTGCTCCAGTGTCTCTTGCTCGGCGCATTTGAATTTCAACTTGGCGATGCGTTGACGCAACAAACGGGAATGCTTCTCCATCTCGGCCAGCTGCTTTTCCAACTTTTCAATTCGCCGTTCATCACTGACACGCAGGATGCGTTCGGTCAAGTCGAACAGGATCAACACCCGCAACGCCTTGATCGCCGTGCCCCGCAAACGATACGCGCGAGCCAGATTCGACAGCTGTTGAATCCGCATCAAATCGGCCAGACGAGTCGCCTTGGCCAAACTCAAGGTTCGCAAGAACGAGACCAGCGGCAGCAGGATGATCGCCAAATCGATCCAGTGCTCTTTGCAATACTCCAACTTCTTTTCGGCGATCGACACCATCAAAATGAATTCGGCGGCGAACGCGAACCAGATCACCCCCGTCCCGCCGTGCAGCAGAATCCGCAGCCAACGGTAGGCGGCGACCTGATCCTTGAGGAAGAATTCGATGA
Encoded here:
- a CDS encoding sugar phosphate isomerase/epimerase family protein translates to MQLGYVTAILPEADLQQVFQTAGEIGYDCVEVMCWPRGKATRRYAGITHIDVHALDDATVESIQTLQQDSGVTISGLGYYPNALSPDRNEADLAVEHLRAVILAARRLGIGTMNTFIGRDWTKNLDDNWPRFLETWKPIIELAEQHDVRVGIENCPMFFTNDEWPAGKNLAHSPAIWQRMFDDIPSDHFGLNYDPSHLVFQHIDYLAPLAEFADKLFHVHAKDVRVDRARLDRVGVLANPNEWHSPKLPGMGDVDWGPFFAALTDTGYNGPVCVEVEDRAYAGSDEDCLRALKQSYNFLRNFVV
- a CDS encoding Hsp70 family protein, giving the protein MTDSKTQPPVGIDLGTTFSAVAFLDGEGRPETIRNSEGDLTTPSAVFFDQKRPIVGIEAVEAGLLEPDRLAQFAKRNVGEQYYEKAIRGKHLPAEVIQALVLRKLKTDAELKLGRISEAVITVPAFFNEPCRKATQDAGRLAGLKVLDIINEPTAAAITYGVQQGFLGAGVANQRRETVLVYDLGGGTFDVTVMEIEKGNFNTIATAGDVYLGGIDWDSRLVDLIAEAFLAEHGLDPRQDPQAEQELLRKANQTKHALTQRESVTVAFANDGRRLRTEITQKEFSERCVDLVERTIMTVHLVLDDAGIDWPDLTRLILVGGSTRMPMIRDELQQLSGMELDRSLSPDEAVSHGAALYAGMLSAGANDKTGISVSNVNSHDLGVLALDPKSNQPRRKIMIPRNSKLPARKMVRFRTHVNNQANVKIQIVEGGDKRGINATPIGKCVVADLPKGTPKGTNVEVRFDYRADGRLTVHASLPEIDRKITMTLNRAAGLSGDELAAWTRRMDDGLSDAMLASLAEHGDDASALFSPDDLTGDAADVLPDESSIDKSAAPVADQVQGFAALQHAEPEPASPATPVVASTAAAILGVSQPPSSPAPGESADRPDADHPDGDRPGAVRESRPVYAARSVGSGNAASAKHASGERAAIKIETDDRAAAPKLSVADAQNLAVAAGSAKPTVSEKPKLDLDPKDAAPTVKADADDLAMLAALGGEAKSPRKGDVPLIVTDAPTGKGRGKPAAESKDPAKPRKAGGLFGRKRK
- a CDS encoding LptF/LptG family permease — translated: MTQIDRYILGLFFRTFLVCFASLSGIFVVFHAFQNMNDLAELAESRGVGISRVMWYYYGPYMLLLFDWTGAIIALMSLLFVVGWLRRTGELTATLAAGVSHGRIFRAMVCAALAIVLVQLASRELLLPTMRDALSMKSKDLSGDAPQPILPSYDKISGILLEGHSIRPRSKEIHQPNFRLDVEYAGFGEAIVSASARWLPADENHDEGYLMQDVFNPPAIDSIASARRDGRLVLMTAHDQPWLAPGQCFVVTPVNAEILQTDQSSTRLCSSLQLLERLRNPAVHNSMATRVLLHERIMRVPLDFSLFLLGLPLVVNRRGRNLFMMIGAAIGTVMLFFALKTAGSAMGGGGYLLSPAVAAWMPFLVLGPIAYVRLREVETV
- a CDS encoding sugar phosphate isomerase/epimerase family protein, coding for MESWPIGVFASLDAGLGVKWDVIKELGLPTIQLHAPQPAKRDRATAEELKQQLDQMNVRCTAVFGGFDGESYADIPTVVKTIGLVPAETRESRLAEMRDIADFANWLGCDAVALHLGFIPHDSSDPQYAEIVKVAAELCQHCAGNDQFLHLETGQETAEGLLEFIAAVGCENLKINFDPANMILYGTGEPIEALRMLAKHIRSIHCKDATWSDKPGETWGCEVPLGKGDVDMRKYLETLHEIGYQGPLTIEREIPEDPVRQKQEIGGAIDLLTRLRDDILG
- a CDS encoding aminotransferase class V-fold PLP-dependent enzyme, which produces MPITENWAYLDHAAVGPLSMPAAAALRNYADEAERQGDTVWPTWAGRVESLRQAFAELLHTETDEVCFVPNTSAGINLVAEGFPWQSGDSVVIPEGEFPSNLYPWQNQASRGVEVRIVPRRDGRVEPDDLFDHVDDSTRMISLSWVGYASGFRADLESIVQRAHAEGVLVFLDAIQGLGVFDLDLQKTDVDFLAADGHKWLLGPEGFGVAVIRKRHLDRLRCCSVGWNSVRNTFNYAEPKLDLRRTAARFEPGSANMSAAAALGASVAMFNAIRQTHGPNAIGDRVLGLATELDDRLRAVGLPTQMPGKRQHRSGIVTFGVPGKDPAAVRNRALEQGCVVSCRGGGIRAGIHAYNDSADLERLVDVVASA
- the coaD gene encoding pantetheine-phosphate adenylyltransferase, translating into MNENNERRIAVYTGSFDPITLGHLHIIHRASRLFETLVIGIGINAEKGSLFSPEQRRELVRTVTKDIENVRVEFFDGLAVDFVRSLGSRLMVRGIRPMTDIAGEFTMMMANRQLDEDVETVFLMADERFSHVSSSLLKQIASVSRDDEQLAKFVPREIIAPLREQMGA